Proteins co-encoded in one Metabacillus sp. KUDC1714 genomic window:
- a CDS encoding cold-shock protein, translating to MLEGKVKWFNSEKGFGFIEVEGQDDVFVHFSAIQGEGFKTLEEGQTVTFEVEQGARGPQAANVQK from the coding sequence ATGTTAGAAGGTAAAGTTAAATGGTTTAATTCAGAAAAAGGTTTCGGATTTATTGAAGTAGAAGGACAAGACGATGTATTCGTACACTTCTCTGCAATCCAAGGTGAAGGTTTCAAAACTTTAGAAGAAGGCCAAACAGTTACTTTTGAAGTTGAGCAAGGAGCTCGTGGACCACAAGCTGCTAACGTACAAAAATAA
- a CDS encoding response regulator transcription factor, with amino-acid sequence MKVLVIEDNPSVCSMLEMFFSKEGITGEFVHNGLEGYERFKGNEWDLMILDWMLPGMDGVSLCRKIREEKSSIPIIMLTAKDSESDQVLGLEMGADDYVTKPFSPLALMARIKAVTRRYQIAEIDQQSNISDLLQTDNFKISKSTREVYLQDRKITNLTPKEFDLLYYFVKNPRQVFTREQLLERVWGYQFYGDERTVDVHIKRLRKKIETPTHPFFHTVWGVGYKFDEAVEVNEN; translated from the coding sequence ATGAAAGTTCTTGTTATTGAAGATAATCCAAGTGTTTGCTCTATGCTCGAGATGTTTTTTTCGAAGGAAGGAATTACGGGTGAATTTGTACATAATGGTTTGGAAGGGTATGAGCGTTTTAAAGGGAATGAGTGGGATTTAATGATCCTCGACTGGATGCTTCCTGGGATGGATGGTGTGTCACTTTGTCGAAAGATTAGAGAAGAAAAAAGCTCAATTCCAATTATTATGCTGACAGCAAAGGATAGTGAGTCTGATCAAGTATTAGGTCTAGAAATGGGAGCAGATGATTATGTAACAAAGCCATTTAGTCCATTAGCCTTAATGGCAAGGATTAAAGCAGTGACTCGTCGCTATCAGATAGCAGAAATTGATCAACAGTCTAATATTTCTGATCTATTGCAAACTGACAATTTTAAAATTAGTAAATCAACTAGAGAGGTATATTTACAAGATAGAAAGATAACAAACCTTACACCAAAAGAGTTTGATCTCCTTTATTACTTTGTAAAAAATCCTCGTCAAGTGTTTACGCGAGAACAGCTGTTAGAACGAGTTTGGGGCTATCAATTTTATGGTGATGAACGTACAGTAGATGTTCATATTAAACGATTAAGAAAAAAAATCGAAACACCGACACACCCATTTTTTCATACAGTTTGGGGCGTAGGTTATAAATTTGATGAAGCAGTTGAAGTAAATGAGAATTAA
- a CDS encoding MBL fold metallo-hydrolase: protein MPLTSVTSGMGIELLPDLFCLSVQIVNVCFIGNPRETNEFILIDAGMPGSYEFIMEEAEKRFGADCKLNSIILTHGHFDHVGALHELISKWDVPVYAHPLEEPYLTGKSDYPPPNPKVDGLVAKMSPMFPRHSIDIKPNLKLLSDDGLIPNLPEWHYIHTPGHTPGHISLFRDRDSALIVGDAFTTVEQESLYDVITQKQEMHGPPAYFTTDWQAAKDSVKKLDALKPTIAISGHGLPMTDDELRIELERLSANFENEIPENRKK from the coding sequence ATGCCATTGACCTCAGTTACGAGCGGGATGGGAATTGAGCTTCTACCAGATCTCTTTTGTTTGTCTGTTCAAATTGTAAATGTTTGCTTTATTGGAAATCCACGAGAAACGAATGAATTTATTTTAATAGATGCTGGAATGCCAGGATCATATGAGTTCATTATGGAGGAAGCTGAAAAAAGATTTGGCGCAGATTGCAAGTTAAATAGCATTATCCTAACTCACGGTCACTTTGATCATGTGGGTGCTTTACATGAATTGATCAGTAAATGGGATGTACCTGTTTATGCCCATCCTTTAGAAGAACCCTATTTAACAGGAAAAAGTGATTATCCACCACCAAACCCTAAAGTTGATGGACTTGTTGCTAAAATGTCACCGATGTTCCCTAGGCACAGCATCGATATTAAACCTAACCTTAAACTATTAAGTGACGATGGATTAATTCCAAATTTACCCGAATGGCACTATATCCATACGCCCGGACATACACCTGGACATATTTCACTTTTTAGAGACCGAGACAGTGCTTTAATTGTTGGAGATGCTTTTACAACTGTTGAACAGGAATCTTTGTATGATGTGATCACACAGAAACAAGAGATGCATGGTCCACCAGCATACTTTACAACAGATTGGCAGGCTGCCAAGGATTCCGTCAAAAAACTAGATGCCTTAAAGCCCACGATAGCTATATCGGGTCACGGACTCCCGATGACTGATGATGAGTTAAGAATAGAACTTGAAAGACTTTCAGCTAATTTTGAAAATGAAATACCTGAAAATAGAAAAAAATGA
- a CDS encoding secondary thiamine-phosphate synthase enzyme YjbQ — MLKQQTIQTSMRDEMIDVTKIVQAFVNESRIQEGTVLIYCPHTTAGITINENADPDVKSDMMRRFDEIYPWNVVKDMHAEGNTAAHMKASTVGASQTVIISNGRLLLGTWQGIYFCEFDGPRQRTFYMKYS, encoded by the coding sequence ATGCTTAAACAACAAACAATCCAAACTAGTATGCGTGACGAAATGATTGATGTAACAAAGATTGTCCAAGCATTTGTAAATGAGAGCAGAATACAAGAAGGAACAGTATTAATTTATTGTCCCCATACAACAGCTGGTATCACAATCAATGAAAATGCTGATCCTGATGTAAAAAGTGATATGATGAGACGTTTTGATGAAATTTATCCATGGAATGTAGTAAAGGACATGCATGCTGAAGGAAACACGGCAGCACATATGAAAGCGAGCACGGTCGGTGCATCACAAACAGTTATCATTTCAAACGGACGATTGCTTTTAGGAACTTGGCAAGGTATTTACTTTTGTGAATTTGATGGTCCACGACAAAGAACCTTTTACATGAAATATTCCTAG
- a CDS encoding glucose-6-phosphate isomerase, which produces MTHVRFDYSNALTFFNEHEITYLRDFVKVAHHSIHEQTGAGSDFLGWVDLPTNYDKEEFSRIQKSAEKIKSDSEVLLVIGIGGSYLGARAAIEMLNHSFYNALSKEQRKTPQVIFVGNNISSTYMKDLQDLLEGKDFSINVISKSGTTTEPALAFRIFRKILEEKYGKAEAKQRIYATTDKARGALKTLATEEGYESFVIPDDVGGRFSVLTAVGLLPIAVTGVDIEAMMKGAQAASEDFSKSELEENAAYQYAVVRNVLYNKGKTIEMLINYEPGLQYFSEWWKQLFGESEGKDQKGIYPSSANFSTDLHSLGQYVQEGRRDIFETVINVENSRHELLVEEEESDLDGLNYLAGKSVDFVNKKAFQGTMLAHTDGGVPNLVVTIPEMDEYTFGYLVYFFEKACAMSGYLLGVNPFDQPGVEAYKVNMFALLGKPGFEEKKAELEKRLDK; this is translated from the coding sequence ATGACACATGTACGTTTTGATTATTCAAATGCACTCACTTTTTTTAACGAACATGAAATTACATACTTACGTGACTTTGTGAAAGTTGCACATCATTCTATTCATGAGCAAACAGGGGCTGGAAGTGACTTTTTAGGTTGGGTCGATCTTCCAACAAACTATGATAAAGAAGAGTTCTCTCGTATTCAAAAAAGTGCTGAAAAGATTAAATCTGATTCTGAAGTCCTTCTTGTTATTGGAATCGGTGGTTCATACTTAGGAGCTCGTGCAGCAATTGAAATGCTTAATCACTCTTTCTACAATGCTCTTTCAAAAGAACAAAGAAAAACTCCACAAGTGATTTTTGTAGGAAACAATATTAGCTCTACATATATGAAAGATTTACAAGATTTACTTGAAGGAAAAGATTTCTCAATTAATGTGATTTCTAAATCAGGTACGACAACTGAGCCTGCTTTAGCATTCCGTATCTTCAGAAAAATTCTTGAAGAAAAATATGGCAAAGCTGAAGCGAAACAACGTATTTATGCGACAACTGATAAAGCTCGTGGTGCTCTGAAAACTCTAGCTACAGAAGAAGGTTATGAATCCTTTGTTATTCCTGATGATGTTGGAGGTCGTTTCTCTGTTCTAACTGCTGTAGGTTTATTGCCAATCGCGGTAACAGGTGTAGATATTGAGGCAATGATGAAGGGTGCTCAAGCTGCAAGTGAAGACTTCAGCAAGTCTGAGCTAGAAGAAAACGCAGCTTACCAATATGCAGTTGTACGAAATGTTCTTTACAACAAAGGGAAAACAATTGAAATGCTTATTAACTATGAGCCAGGCCTTCAATACTTCTCTGAATGGTGGAAGCAATTGTTTGGCGAAAGTGAAGGGAAAGATCAAAAAGGAATCTATCCTTCATCTGCAAACTTCTCAACTGACTTGCATTCATTAGGACAATATGTTCAAGAAGGACGTCGTGACATTTTCGAAACAGTTATTAACGTAGAAAATTCACGTCATGAATTACTTGTTGAGGAAGAAGAAAGTGATTTAGATGGATTAAATTACTTAGCAGGTAAATCAGTTGATTTTGTCAATAAAAAGGCATTTCAAGGTACAATGCTAGCTCACACAGATGGCGGAGTTCCAAACTTAGTTGTGACAATTCCAGAAATGGACGAGTATACGTTTGGATACTTAGTGTATTTCTTCGAAAAAGCATGTGCAATGAGTGGCTATTTACTTGGTGTGAACCCATTTGACCAACCAGGTGTTGAAGCTTACAAAGTAAACATGTTTGCTTTACTTGGTAAACCAGGATTTGAAGAGAAAAAAGCAGAGCTTGAAAAGCGATTAGATAAATAA
- a CDS encoding MarR family winged helix-turn-helix transcriptional regulator: MEEKQIEELINRYISVSFSVTKKGENMIKDSIGDYITNDQHYTLRYIHLVGTCTSTELSEAFEVKKSAITAIINRLTEKELIKRTRDENDRRVIYLTLTEKGNDLYLKTEDKIKKLVESIITSFEESEIVSFIETYEKLNTLLDQRKDCKMEE, from the coding sequence ATGGAGGAAAAACAAATAGAAGAATTGATTAATCGTTACATTTCAGTTTCCTTTTCTGTTACAAAAAAAGGTGAAAATATGATAAAAGACAGTATTGGTGACTATATTACAAATGATCAGCATTATACATTACGATATATTCATCTTGTAGGTACATGCACTTCTACTGAGCTTTCAGAAGCCTTTGAGGTGAAGAAAAGTGCGATTACTGCGATCATAAATCGATTAACTGAAAAGGAGTTAATCAAACGAACTCGTGATGAAAATGATCGCCGTGTCATTTACTTAACGTTAACTGAAAAAGGAAATGATTTATACTTAAAAACAGAAGATAAAATTAAAAAATTAGTAGAATCGATCATTACTAGCTTTGAAGAAAGTGAAATTGTGTCATTTATTGAGACATATGAAAAGCTAAATACCTTATTAGATCAACGTAAAGATTGTAAAATGGAGGAATAA
- a CDS encoding potassium channel family protein gives MAKSNKSMIHWLRWPIHYRITIFVLLIILVFGELISLVEPKEFPTIFDGIWWAVVTVSTVGFGDYVPKTYLGKGIAMIMILAGASFVTAYFATISAAAIKRQNSYAEGAVPFKGNNHVVLIGWNEKANEMIESLHSVKPYKQIVLIDETLKESPLIENVHFIKGNPSNDQTLLKANILEADAAIITADQHKNEQEADMNSIIVLLTLKGMNPNLYCVIEILTELQTKNADRAGADEIIKSYKLTSHFIMSSYLAKNGLSKFYSELNPASGNLFKVLPVTENLIGKTFKEASHELLEKESILIGIKRGEETKVNPPLSYEIRPLDTLIIFTH, from the coding sequence ATGGCTAAGTCAAATAAATCGATGATCCATTGGTTAAGATGGCCGATTCATTATCGAATTACAATATTCGTTCTTCTTATTATTCTTGTTTTTGGTGAACTAATTTCCTTAGTTGAGCCAAAGGAATTCCCGACAATCTTTGACGGGATATGGTGGGCTGTTGTTACAGTTTCAACTGTTGGATTTGGCGATTATGTTCCCAAAACCTATCTAGGTAAAGGAATTGCTATGATAATGATACTAGCAGGTGCGAGCTTTGTTACAGCTTATTTTGCTACTATTTCTGCTGCAGCGATTAAAAGACAAAATTCATATGCAGAAGGAGCTGTGCCGTTTAAAGGCAATAATCATGTTGTCTTAATTGGATGGAATGAAAAAGCCAATGAAATGATTGAATCCCTCCATTCGGTTAAGCCATATAAACAAATAGTCTTAATTGATGAAACTTTAAAGGAATCCCCTCTAATTGAAAATGTTCACTTTATAAAAGGTAATCCGTCTAATGATCAAACATTACTGAAGGCAAATATTTTAGAAGCTGATGCTGCGATCATAACAGCAGATCAACACAAAAATGAGCAGGAAGCTGACATGAATTCCATCATTGTTTTATTAACTTTAAAAGGAATGAATCCTAATCTATATTGTGTCATAGAGATTTTAACTGAGCTACAAACAAAAAATGCAGATAGAGCTGGAGCAGATGAAATTATTAAATCTTATAAGCTCACAAGTCATTTTATTATGAGCAGTTACTTAGCTAAAAATGGACTGTCAAAATTTTACTCAGAGCTTAATCCTGCTAGCGGAAATCTTTTTAAAGTTCTGCCTGTAACCGAAAACCTCATTGGAAAAACGTTCAAAGAAGCTAGTCATGAGCTCCTAGAAAAGGAATCAATATTAATTGGAATTAAAAGAGGAGAGGAAACGAAAGTGAATCCGCCCCTCTCCTATGAAATACGTCCGTTAGATACATTAATTATTTTTACTCATTAA
- a CDS encoding iron-containing alcohol dehydrogenase, giving the protein MENFTYYNPTKLIFGKGQVAQLEKEVPNYGKKVLLVYGGGSIKRNGLYAEVVKVLAENDSQIYELSGVEPNPRLSTVHRGIEICKAENIEFILAVGGGSVIDCTKAIAVGAKYDGDVWDIVTKKHFPTDALPFGTVLTLAATGSEMNSGSVITNWETKEKYGWGSPLTFPKFSILDPVNTFTVPKDQTVYGMVDMMTHVFEQYFHHTKNTPLQDRFCESLLKTVIETAPKLIEDLDNYELRETILYSGTIALNGQLQMGYRGDWASHNIEHAVSAVYDIPHAGGLAIIFPNWMKHNLDENIARFVQLATNVFDVDPSGKDDRSIALEGISKLREFWSSIGAPSRLQDYNIDGENIELMADKAMINGEFGNFKKLNKEDVTAILTASL; this is encoded by the coding sequence ATGGAAAACTTTACATACTACAACCCAACAAAGCTTATTTTCGGTAAAGGACAGGTAGCTCAACTAGAAAAGGAAGTCCCGAATTACGGCAAAAAAGTTCTTCTTGTTTATGGTGGAGGAAGTATTAAACGTAATGGTCTCTATGCTGAAGTTGTAAAAGTATTAGCGGAAAATGATAGCCAAATATATGAATTATCTGGAGTCGAACCCAACCCTAGATTGTCAACTGTGCACCGTGGTATAGAGATTTGTAAGGCAGAAAACATTGAATTTATTTTAGCTGTAGGTGGCGGTAGTGTAATCGACTGTACAAAAGCTATTGCAGTAGGAGCAAAATATGATGGAGATGTATGGGATATTGTTACAAAAAAACACTTCCCTACAGATGCATTACCATTTGGTACTGTGCTAACCTTGGCTGCTACAGGCTCTGAGATGAATTCAGGTTCTGTAATTACAAATTGGGAAACAAAAGAAAAGTATGGATGGGGAAGCCCTTTAACCTTCCCGAAATTTTCTATATTAGACCCAGTAAACACATTTACTGTCCCTAAAGATCAAACAGTTTATGGTATGGTCGATATGATGACACATGTTTTTGAACAATATTTCCATCATACGAAAAATACACCACTACAGGACCGCTTTTGTGAATCACTTCTAAAAACGGTAATTGAGACTGCTCCTAAGTTAATTGAAGACCTTGATAATTACGAGCTTCGTGAAACAATCCTTTATTCGGGGACGATTGCTTTGAATGGTCAACTACAAATGGGCTACCGCGGTGATTGGGCTAGTCATAACATAGAGCATGCTGTGTCAGCTGTTTATGACATTCCACATGCTGGTGGATTAGCAATAATATTTCCAAATTGGATGAAACACAACCTCGATGAAAATATAGCTAGATTTGTACAGTTAGCTACCAATGTTTTTGATGTTGATCCTAGTGGAAAAGATGATCGATCTATCGCGTTAGAAGGAATTAGCAAACTTCGAGAATTCTGGAGTAGTATCGGTGCGCCAAGTCGTTTACAAGACTATAATATTGATGGTGAAAATATCGAGCTAATGGCAGATAAAGCGATGATAAATGGTGAATTTGGAAACTTTAAAAAGCTTAATAAAGAGGATGTAACTGCAATTTTAACTGCATCCTTATAA
- a CDS encoding DUF2651 family protein, giving the protein MEFMLILFIFPAIVLIMSVVGYVLTKKSYVTPALIFVLSSFLMLLFFNESFFIWVIVYTLLSGILTLMMAFFTNRKEGK; this is encoded by the coding sequence ATGGAATTTATGCTTATTCTTTTCATCTTTCCAGCAATTGTGTTAATAATGTCAGTGGTTGGTTACGTATTAACTAAAAAAAGCTATGTTACGCCGGCTTTAATTTTTGTTTTATCCTCATTCTTAATGCTTCTGTTTTTTAATGAATCATTTTTTATTTGGGTAATTGTATATACATTATTATCGGGAATTTTGACTCTAATGATGGCCTTTTTTACAAATAGAAAAGAAGGAAAATAA
- a CDS encoding protein-glutamine gamma-glutamyltransferase, with protein MIFIGNNLASGNQLKSTTLTAEENEIIDRMNQYQEKYFFLNEDHFQFVLHLRSAIIHASRSLFNSKAKFTTFETSHCNERYWRLTNQGGFKLREGIRPSDAINDIFQNGVLYGFECATAMVIIYYKAVLDSINFEQFNRIYLGMYLRDWQSDDDLPIYTRRGNDYLPGDCLYFNNPQFNPKTPQWRGENAIDLGNKLFFAHGIGIKPAEGILEALNKRRNPHATESAYLLSQVTRLDDYYLYQFASGAHKRYK; from the coding sequence ATGATCTTTATCGGTAACAACTTGGCTAGTGGCAATCAATTGAAATCAACCACATTAACTGCTGAGGAAAATGAAATCATTGATCGTATGAATCAATATCAGGAAAAATATTTTTTCTTAAATGAAGATCACTTTCAGTTTGTTCTTCATCTTCGTTCAGCCATTATTCATGCATCAAGAAGTTTATTTAACAGCAAGGCAAAATTTACTACCTTTGAAACTTCACATTGTAATGAGCGATATTGGCGATTAACAAATCAAGGTGGTTTTAAACTTAGAGAAGGCATTCGTCCGTCTGATGCCATAAATGATATATTTCAAAATGGGGTTTTGTATGGGTTTGAATGCGCGACAGCAATGGTAATTATTTATTATAAAGCTGTATTAGACTCAATCAATTTTGAGCAATTCAATCGTATTTATCTAGGCATGTATTTACGTGATTGGCAATCAGATGACGATCTTCCAATCTACACGAGAAGAGGAAATGATTATTTACCTGGTGATTGTCTGTATTTTAATAATCCACAGTTCAATCCCAAAACTCCTCAATGGCGGGGAGAAAATGCAATTGATTTAGGGAATAAGCTTTTCTTCGCACATGGAATAGGCATTAAACCAGCGGAAGGCATCCTTGAGGCTTTGAATAAGCGAAGAAATCCACACGCGACAGAGTCTGCCTATCTCTTATCACAAGTCACTCGATTAGACGACTACTATTTGTATCAGTTCGCTAGTGGAGCTCATAAACGGTACAAATGA
- a CDS encoding YugN-like family protein: MIEIPSKIDGQTVELYDLEQKLKPLGYSIGGNWEYDHGYFDYKIASEVGYQYLRVPFEATDGQLDSPNTMVQIGTPFLLSHKYQIGLDDHATIGNFSASINQFQEPQDKDATFPEKYIEIGKELVQELEGSLLNE, translated from the coding sequence GTGATTGAAATTCCGTCAAAGATCGATGGTCAAACAGTTGAATTATATGATCTTGAGCAAAAGTTGAAACCGTTAGGATACTCGATAGGTGGAAATTGGGAGTATGACCATGGGTATTTTGATTATAAAATTGCTTCAGAAGTAGGCTATCAATATTTAAGAGTTCCCTTTGAAGCAACAGATGGGCAGCTTGATTCACCGAATACGATGGTTCAAATTGGTACACCGTTTCTTTTATCTCATAAATATCAAATTGGATTAGATGATCATGCTACGATTGGAAATTTTAGTGCCTCAATTAATCAGTTTCAGGAGCCACAAGATAAGGATGCTACCTTCCCAGAAAAATATATTGAGATCGGGAAGGAGCTTGTACAAGAATTAGAAGGTAGCCTGCTTAATGAGTAA
- a CDS encoding MMPL family transporter: protein MNKIINGKWFVILAWVAVVVGLFLAAPNMAELVRDKGQVSVPDGYSSSLASEILDAVQKQENVEDETQVALVFHNENKLTDEEVKEAEKAIRLLEDSKELGVTDILTHFNEESLKEQLVSEDGKTILASVSVSWNDREAKEVSDLLYEKIKDVKVDHYYTSGWMIDEDVMASSEEGLKKTEGITVVFILAVLLLVFRSAIAPLIPLITVGITYLASQSIVAILVDKVNFPISNFTQIFLVAVLFGIGTDYCILLLSRFKEELAHRESVTDAIVETYRNAGRTVFFSGLAVMIGFAAIGFSQFKLYQSASAVAVGVAVLLIALFTVVPFFMAILGNKIFWPSKGTLEHKDSKLWGVVGRFSLARPLIALVIVAVVSVPFLLLYDGELSYNSLEEISDDVNSIKAFNAIADSFGPGESMSTQIVLKNDEKMDSTEYIGLAEKISKELETVELVDSVRSVTRPTGEMIEDFYVAKQAKTLEEGLGEGNDGISQISEGLAEAESELSKSSPQLKDATDGINDLISGTTELYSGISEIQENLAKIEDGIRQGSQGSDEIKKGLAEAKAGAEELQAGSSQLLAGYQEAEGGIGTLHDKYQEVIQGIIGLSGALTQLDSDFTALENNNAYPGLEADPNYGKIKGTVQEVAKTQLPTLANGISRLNTELNKVSEGVNLANSNFTELVEGQRQFSEGLSLLIEGIEQQQAGLDQLANGQGQIVSNIPKISDGLSGVTNGQKQLLDGFGDLDGQMNQLTDGLGQSVDGLNQVSDGLGSAQDYLADLSKTSETSGFYLPEDVLESEDFEQALDTYLSNDRKVMTLDVIFGANPYSNEAINQIDEINAAIERATKDTKLENAKVAIGGITSINADLNTMSNNDYTRTVILMLVGISIILVFLFRSIIMPLYLIGSLILTYYTALGINEVIFVNILGYTGISWAVPFFGFVILVALGVDYSIFLMDRFNEYKDISVEDAMLLAMKKMGTVIISAVVILGGTFAAMIPSGMLSLIQIASIILTGLLLYAFIVLPLFVPVMVKNFGAANWWPFKRV, encoded by the coding sequence GTGAACAAAATCATTAATGGAAAGTGGTTTGTTATTCTTGCATGGGTTGCTGTAGTCGTAGGGTTATTTTTAGCTGCACCTAATATGGCAGAACTTGTACGAGATAAAGGACAGGTCAGTGTACCAGACGGATATTCTTCATCTTTAGCTAGTGAAATTCTTGATGCTGTCCAAAAACAAGAAAATGTTGAAGATGAAACACAGGTTGCTCTTGTTTTTCATAATGAAAATAAGCTAACAGACGAAGAGGTGAAAGAGGCTGAAAAAGCGATTCGCTTACTCGAAGACAGCAAAGAGCTTGGTGTTACAGATATATTAACTCATTTTAATGAGGAAAGCTTAAAGGAACAATTGGTTTCAGAGGATGGTAAGACAATTTTGGCGTCTGTTTCGGTAAGCTGGAATGATCGTGAAGCGAAGGAAGTATCTGACTTGCTTTACGAAAAAATTAAAGATGTAAAAGTTGATCATTATTATACAAGTGGATGGATGATTGATGAAGATGTCATGGCAAGCTCTGAGGAAGGCTTAAAGAAAACAGAAGGAATTACGGTTGTTTTCATTTTGGCTGTTCTTTTACTCGTGTTTAGATCAGCGATTGCTCCACTTATTCCGCTCATTACTGTTGGAATTACTTATTTAGCATCACAATCAATTGTTGCGATATTAGTTGATAAAGTGAACTTTCCAATCTCAAATTTCACACAAATTTTCTTAGTCGCTGTTTTATTTGGAATAGGAACAGACTACTGTATCCTGCTTTTAAGTCGGTTTAAAGAGGAATTGGCACATCGTGAAAGTGTGACAGATGCGATTGTTGAAACATATCGCAATGCAGGGCGTACGGTTTTCTTTAGTGGATTAGCTGTCATGATCGGCTTTGCTGCAATCGGATTTTCCCAATTTAAGCTCTATCAATCTGCATCTGCAGTAGCGGTAGGTGTTGCTGTATTACTTATCGCATTATTTACGGTTGTACCATTTTTTATGGCAATACTAGGTAATAAAATTTTCTGGCCTTCAAAAGGGACACTTGAACATAAGGATAGTAAACTATGGGGTGTAGTTGGTCGCTTTTCATTAGCACGACCACTTATTGCACTAGTTATCGTTGCAGTGGTATCTGTCCCGTTTTTGTTACTTTATGATGGTGAATTATCCTATAATTCATTAGAGGAAATTAGCGATGATGTAAACTCAATTAAAGCTTTCAATGCCATTGCAGATAGCTTTGGTCCAGGGGAATCGATGTCCACGCAAATTGTCTTGAAAAATGATGAAAAAATGGATTCAACAGAATATATCGGTCTTGCTGAAAAAATTAGTAAAGAGCTTGAAACAGTAGAGTTGGTAGACTCAGTTCGCTCTGTCACACGACCAACAGGAGAAATGATCGAAGACTTTTATGTAGCAAAGCAAGCAAAAACTCTTGAAGAGGGACTTGGAGAAGGAAATGATGGGATCTCTCAAATTAGTGAAGGGTTAGCAGAAGCAGAAAGTGAGCTTTCTAAATCCTCCCCACAGCTTAAAGATGCGACAGACGGTATTAATGATTTGATTTCTGGAACAACTGAATTATATTCAGGGATATCTGAAATTCAGGAAAATCTAGCAAAAATTGAGGATGGAATTCGTCAAGGATCTCAAGGTTCAGATGAAATTAAAAAAGGCTTAGCTGAAGCGAAGGCAGGAGCTGAAGAACTTCAAGCCGGTAGCAGTCAATTGCTTGCTGGATATCAAGAAGCAGAGGGTGGAATCGGGACTCTGCATGATAAATACCAGGAGGTAATTCAAGGGATTATAGGACTTTCAGGAGCTCTTACTCAATTAGACTCTGACTTTACAGCTCTTGAAAATAATAACGCATATCCAGGTCTTGAGGCAGATCCTAATTATGGGAAAATTAAAGGAACTGTACAGGAAGTAGCTAAAACTCAGTTACCTACATTAGCAAACGGGATTAGCAGATTAAATACTGAATTAAACAAGGTTAGCGAAGGTGTAAACCTGGCGAATAGTAATTTTACTGAACTTGTTGAAGGTCAAAGACAGTTCTCTGAAGGATTATCATTACTTATAGAGGGAATTGAGCAACAACAAGCAGGCTTAGATCAATTAGCAAACGGTCAAGGTCAAATTGTAAGTAATATACCAAAAATATCTGATGGTCTGTCAGGTGTAACCAATGGTCAAAAACAGCTATTAGATGGTTTTGGTGACCTTGATGGTCAAATGAATCAATTAACAGATGGCTTAGGTCAAAGTGTTGATGGGTTAAACCAAGTATCAGACGGACTCGGTTCTGCTCAAGACTACTTAGCTGATTTATCAAAAACGTCAGAGACATCAGGCTTTTACTTACCAGAAGATGTATTAGAAAGTGAAGACTTCGAGCAAGCACTTGACACATATTTATCAAATGACCGAAAAGTAATGACATTGGATGTTATCTTTGGAGCTAACCCTTATTCCAACGAAGCAATTAACCAAATTGATGAAATTAATGCTGCAATTGAACGTGCAACAAAGGATACAAAGCTTGAAAATGCCAAAGTTGCCATTGGAGGAATTACTAGTATTAATGCTGACTTAAATACAATGTCTAATAATGACTATACACGTACAGTTATTTTAATGCTTGTCGGTATTTCTATTATTCTTGTATTTTTGTTTAGATCAATTATTATGCCGCTTTATTTGATAGGATCATTGATTTTAACGTATTATACAGCACTTGGAATCAATGAAGTCATATTTGTGAATATTTTAGGGTATACCGGGATTAGCTGGGCAGTTCCATTCTTTGGTTTTGTTATTCTTGTTGCTCTAGGTGTAGATTATAGTATTTTCTTAATGGACCGTTTTAATGAATATAAAGACATATCAGTAGAAGATGCGATGCTTTTAGCAATGAAAAAAATGGGAACAGTCATTATTTCAGCGGTGGTTATACTAGGGGGTACATTTGCTGCAATGATTCCTTCAGGCATGCTATCACTTATTCAAATAGCATCGATTATCCTGACTGGATTGTTGTTATACGCATTTATTGTATTACCACTATTTGTCCCAGTCATGGTGAAAAATTTTGGTGCTGCAAACTGGTGGCCGTTTAAGCGAGTATAA